Proteins co-encoded in one Gossypium arboreum isolate Shixiya-1 chromosome 11, ASM2569848v2, whole genome shotgun sequence genomic window:
- the LOC108473939 gene encoding stomatal closure-related actin-binding protein 3-like translates to MTKISPDIDETMLKESIVAVSADVSFASDHFPKYKLGPDNQILEEPRGDNNGPSLKEVLERETTQLSEQHKRLSVRDLASKFDKNLTAAAKFADEAKLREVASLEGHVLLKKLRDALESLRGRMAGRNKEDVEKAISMVEALAVKLTQKEGELIQEKFEVKKLANFLKQASEDAKKLVNQEKSFACAEIESARAVVQRFGEALDEQEKNPENSQKTQEVEELVEEVQEARRIKFMHQPSKVMDMEHELRALRAQIREKAIFSVKLQKELAINKRAEENKSCMLVLHGSETLGSCLQLKPRSDNAPSLSQSSIQWYRLSSDENRKEVISGANKTMYAPEPLDVGRILQADILSNGQKISVTTANPIDSAAGLASYVETLLRKSSSEFNVVISRINGQDHSLRSTHSFNVGKMRIKLCRGWITKSRENYSTSMLLCGARGDANAPAKSLFWQPRKGHSYVLTFESERDRNAAIMVARKHALDCSVMLGGPDDEM, encoded by the exons ATGACAAAGATAAGTCCCGATATCGACGAAACAATGCTGAAAGAGTCGATTGTGGCTGTTTCAGCTGATGTGAGTTTTGCTTCGGACCACTTTCCGAAGTATAAATTAGGACCTGATAATCAGATTTTGGAGGAGCCAAGAGGGGATAACAACGGTCCGTCGCTAAAGGAGGTTCTTGAAAGGGAAACAACACAATTGTCCGAGCAGCACAAGCGACTCTCAGTTCGTGACCTTGCTAGTAAATTTGACAAGAACTTAACCGCTGCTGCAAAATTTGCCGATGAG GCCAAGCTTAGAGAGGTTGCTTCTTTGGAGGGGCATGTTCTTTTGAAGAAACTTAGAGACGCCTTAGAATCTTTGAGAGGTCGAATGGCCGGGAGAAACAAAGAAGATGTAGAGAAAGCTATCTCTATG GTCGAGGCATTGGCGGTTAAATTGACCCAAAAAGAAGGTGAATTGATTCAAGAGAAGTTTGAAGTGAAAAAACTAGCAAACTTCCTCAAACAG GCTTCTGAAGATGCTAAAAAGTTGGTCAATCAAGAAAAATCTTTTGCTTGTGCTGAAATTGAAAGTGCTAGGGCTGTTGTGCAACGATTCGGAGAGGCCCTCGATGAGCAAGAAAAGAATCCAGAAAATTCTCAAAAGACACAG GAGGTTGAGGAACTAGTAGAGGAAGTTCAAGAGGCCAGAAGAATTAAATTCATGCATCAGCCTAGTAAG GTGATGGATATGGAGCATGAACTTCGCGCTCTCAGAGCTCAAATTCGAGAAAAAGCAATATTCTCAGTAAAGCTTCAGAAAGAG TTGGCAATTAACAAGAGGGCAGAGGAGAACAAATCCTGCATGCTTGTTTTGCATGGTTCTGAAACTCTTGGTTCATGCTTGCAACTCAAGCCTCGTTCTGATAATGCTCCATCGCTTTCACAATCTTCGATTCAGTGGTATCGACTATCTTCTGATGAAAATCGAAAGGAAGTAATTTCAG GTGCCAACAAAACAATGTACGCCCCAGAACCGCTTGATGTTGGTCGAATTTTGCAGGCCGACATTCTCTCGAATGGCCAAAAAATCTCTGTAACAACTGCCAATCCAATTGATTCTG CGGCAGGTTTGGCAAGCTACGTGGAGACACTGTTGCGGAAATCCAGCAGTGAATTTAAT GTAGTCATTTCTCGGATCAATGGACAAGATCATTCTTTACGTTCGACTCACTCATTCAATGTTGGAAAGATGAGGATCAAGCTTTGTAGAGGATGGATCACAAAGTCTAGGGAAAACTATTCCACATCAATGCTG CTATGCGGAGCTAGAGGCGATGCTAATGCTCCAGCCAAGTCATTGTTTTGGCAACCAAGGAAAGGGCACTCTTACGTATTAACATTTGAATCAGAGAGAGACAGAAATGCAGCTATCATGGTTGCACGAAAGCATGCTCTCGACTGTAGC GTGATGCTTGGAGGACCAGATGATGAAATGTAG